The genome window TTAACATTTTAATATCTTGATTAAAACTTTGCATCAAGCTTTCAAGCTTTTGAATATCAAGTTTGATGCCGTTATTTTCCATCATAATAAGCACCTTGATAAATTCAAACTCACTTTTTTGTGCAAGTTCAAACAAAGATTGCTCTAAATTATGTAAAAAGTATAAATAAAATCTTAAAGTAATATAAGCATCTTCAGCAGCGTATTTGCAAGCTTTTTCTACATCAACCCCTGCAAAGCTTTCTCCTTTTTTTACTAAATCTTCAAAATGCAAAGTCTCATAGTCAAACAATCTTTTTGCCAAATCATCCATATTTACCCGCAAACTTGGTTCTTTAAGCCATGCAAGTATCATGGTATCAGCGTATTTTTTTGGAGGAAGCAAGTTGAAATTGTTTTTTATGATTTCAAAGTCATATTTAAGATTATGGCCTATAACCGTGCTTTGATATATTTTTTCTATACCCTTTTTAGCTACTTGCATAGAAATTTGCTTACAAACTCCTAAATAATCATGTGCAAGTGGCACATAAAAGGCTTCACTTTCATGAAAACAAAAACTAAACCCTACTATCTTAGCTTCTTTGGTATTTAAACCTGTTGTTTCTGTATCAAAAGCGATTATGCTTTGTTCATCAATTTTTTCTAAAATTTCAAATAATTCTTTCTCATCTAAAATTAATCTTGCATTAAATCCTAAATTTTTATCTTTATGCTCTGGATTGGTGCGTAATTTTTTCAATAAAGCATTTAACTCATAATGCTCTAAAATATCCATGATCTTAAGCAAAGGTTCATCTTTTGGATACTCACATTTTAAAAGCATATTTTTCACATCTAAGTCTTCATACAATGAAGCAAGTTTTTTACTCAAAAAAGCATTTTCTTTGCCTTCAAGCAATAAATTACGACTTCTTTCATTGCGCACCAATGTTAAATTTTCATAAATTCCTTCAATGCTTTCAAACTCATCAAGTAAATTTTTAGCCCCCTTAGCACCAATTCCTTTAACCCCTGGGATATTATCTGAGCTATCGCCGCAAAGTGCGAGAAAATCTCTTATCTGACTAGGCTTTACTCCGTATTTTTCCAAACATCCTGCTTCGTTATAATCGTTTTTTGAAATAGGACTATAAATGCTAACTTTGCCATCTTTTATAAGCTGATACAAATCTTTATCTTGGGTGATAATTCTGATAAAGATATCCTTGTCTTTGCACTCTTTAACCAAAGAAGCAATAATATCATCAGCTTCATAGCCTTCACAAGAAAAACTTGAAAAGCCCATTTTTTCTATCATCTGAATACAAATTGGAATTTGAGCAAGCAAGTCAGGCGGAGGGGGTGTGCGGTTGATTTTATAATTTGGATCAATTTCACTTCTAAAAGTTTTTCCTTTGCTATCAAGAGCAAAGATGATCATATCGCTTGGATGCTCACTTTTTAAGCTGTAAACAAAATTCGCAAAACCACTAATCATGTTACTAGGCTCGCCTTTTGAATTTTTTAAACCCTTTAAAGCGTAAAAAAGTCTAAAGAAAAAGCCAAAAGTATCAATTATTGTTAATGTTTTCATTTTTTTCCTATAATTAAAATTAATAATAATTATCGCCCAAATTTATTTAAAAGTCGGTAAAAAATATTAAATTTCCATTTTAGGCATTTTAGATAAAATTATCACTTTTAAAATCAAAACAAAGGTTTAATCTTGCAAACAAAATCAATCGCAGATGAAAATTTTCAAACTCCACAAGGAAAAAAAGCTTTTAAAAAAGCTGTGTTTTCATGTTGGCTAGGAACTGCCATGGAGTATGCAGATTTCGCACTTTATGGTTTAGCTGCAGCTACTATTTTTTCAGAAGTTTTCTTTCCTGAACAAACCCCTGTTATAGCATTATTGCTTAGTTTTGTTACTTATGGTATAGGTTTTATTGCTAGACCTATTGGGGCTTTGTTTTTTGGATACTTAGGTGATAAGTATGGAAGAAAAAATGTATTAATGAGTACTGTTGCATTAATGGGTATTTCAACTACTTTAATTGGCTTTATACCAAGCTATGCAGTAATTGGAATTTGGGCTCCTATATGTTTGGTTATTTTGCGTTTTATGCAAGGCTTTGGTGCAGGTGCTGAGCTTTCAGGTGGA of Campylobacter sp. 2014D-0216 contains these proteins:
- the polA gene encoding DNA polymerase I — encoded protein: MKTLTIIDTFGFFFRLFYALKGLKNSKGEPSNMISGFANFVYSLKSEHPSDMIIFALDSKGKTFRSEIDPNYKINRTPPPPDLLAQIPICIQMIEKMGFSSFSCEGYEADDIIASLVKECKDKDIFIRIITQDKDLYQLIKDGKVSIYSPISKNDYNEAGCLEKYGVKPSQIRDFLALCGDSSDNIPGVKGIGAKGAKNLLDEFESIEGIYENLTLVRNERSRNLLLEGKENAFLSKKLASLYEDLDVKNMLLKCEYPKDEPLLKIMDILEHYELNALLKKLRTNPEHKDKNLGFNARLILDEKELFEILEKIDEQSIIAFDTETTGLNTKEAKIVGFSFCFHESEAFYVPLAHDYLGVCKQISMQVAKKGIEKIYQSTVIGHNLKYDFEIIKNNFNLLPPKKYADTMILAWLKEPSLRVNMDDLAKRLFDYETLHFEDLVKKGESFAGVDVEKACKYAAEDAYITLRFYLYFLHNLEQSLFELAQKSEFEFIKVLIMMENNGIKLDIQKLESLMQSFNQDIKMLSEKIYDLAGEKFNINSPKQVGDILFEKLKLPSGKKSKTGYSTDEKVLNTILDEHPIVKEILAYRELAKLVSTYCEPLLKLAKKDENSRIYSSFLQTGTATGRLSSKDPNLQNIPAHGQYAKDYKSCFVAKEGFSFISLDYSQIELRMLAHFSEDEKLLEAFLNDEDIHAKTAIMIFGHSDYETRSIAKSINFGLIYGMGYKTLSQNLKIEAKLAKEYIEKYFENFTSIKMYFEKVKNEAKQNGFIKTLLGRKRYFDFENAKPMYVAMYERESINSTLQGSAADIIKLAMIEIAKDLDENKRLILQIHDELVFEVKDELCEEFAKKASDIMENIVKLKVKLKTSSSIAKNWGALK